A section of the Alkalihalobacillus sp. LMS39 genome encodes:
- a CDS encoding SDR family oxidoreductase: MKLDNGKWALVTGASSGIGKVFAHELAAKGIHLVLTARSETKLNELARYLEEKYQVQTEVIVADLSQAGVSTKLFQECVKRGRKIDILVNNAGFATHGLFEKQSFEKNHNQIMLNVMSLVELTHLFLPEMLQNRNGAVINVASTAAFQPNPYMAVYGATKAFVLSFTQALWEENRKRGVQFLTLCPGSTETAFFDTVGTNDAVVGKKANPRHVVDVALQSLGTRRSYVVAGRLNYLVSQINRIVPKKVMLQLVSSLISPKSK, from the coding sequence ATGAAACTGGATAATGGAAAATGGGCTTTAGTAACAGGAGCTTCTTCAGGGATTGGTAAAGTATTTGCTCACGAACTGGCAGCTAAAGGGATTCACTTAGTTCTAACAGCTCGCTCAGAAACGAAACTTAATGAGCTTGCTCGGTATCTTGAAGAAAAATATCAAGTTCAGACGGAGGTAATTGTAGCTGATCTGTCACAGGCAGGGGTTTCGACAAAGCTTTTTCAGGAGTGTGTCAAACGTGGCCGTAAGATTGATATACTAGTAAATAATGCTGGCTTCGCGACACATGGACTTTTTGAGAAACAGTCGTTTGAAAAAAATCATAATCAAATTATGCTTAATGTGATGTCTCTTGTAGAGCTAACTCATTTATTTTTGCCTGAGATGCTTCAGAATCGTAACGGTGCAGTCATTAATGTAGCTTCAACGGCAGCCTTTCAACCGAATCCATATATGGCCGTTTATGGTGCAACAAAAGCTTTCGTACTCTCGTTTACACAGGCTTTATGGGAAGAAAATCGGAAACGCGGCGTTCAATTCTTAACTTTGTGTCCAGGATCAACAGAAACAGCCTTCTTTGATACTGTCGGGACTAATGATGCAGTAGTTGGAAAAAAAGCTAATCCAAGGCATGTCGTAGATGTTGCCCTTCAGTCACTTGGGACTCGTCGCTCTTATGTCGTTGCAGGTCGTCTGAATTATCTTGTTTCACAAATCAATCGTATTGTTCCAAAAAAAGTTATGCTACAGTTGGTCAGCAGTTTGATAAGCCCGAAAAGTAAGTAG
- a CDS encoding TetR/AcrR family transcriptional regulator: MNFKTYQETKLEHNENLKQTIVEAAAILLQEHGPEAVTIRKVAEKMECSTKIIYNLFNKKDGLIKLLYLEGCKLLAESFRSIDKQENLQEYLCSLCEAYWDFSYNYPSYYQLMFGGAFSEFKLEEESIDATNTALQQFTEVIKGAIEAGTISEKDPLEVVRVIWASLHGVIHLYLAGHIESLETAKSLYDKSVANLIQTYVSSSS, from the coding sequence ATGAACTTCAAAACCTATCAAGAAACAAAACTTGAGCATAATGAAAATTTAAAACAGACGATTGTAGAAGCTGCAGCTATACTCTTACAGGAACATGGACCTGAAGCTGTCACAATTCGTAAAGTTGCAGAAAAAATGGAATGTTCAACGAAGATTATTTATAATCTTTTCAACAAAAAGGATGGTTTGATTAAACTTCTATATCTAGAAGGCTGTAAACTTTTAGCAGAATCATTCCGTTCAATAGACAAACAAGAAAATTTGCAAGAGTATCTTTGCAGTCTTTGTGAAGCCTACTGGGATTTCAGTTATAACTATCCAAGCTATTATCAATTGATGTTCGGAGGGGCTTTTAGTGAGTTTAAACTAGAAGAAGAAAGTATAGATGCTACCAATACTGCGTTACAGCAGTTCACCGAAGTTATTAAAGGAGCGATTGAAGCAGGAACAATCTCAGAGAAAGACCCGTTAGAAGTTGTCCGTGTGATTTGGGCATCGTTACACGGAGTTATTCACCTATATCTTGCCGGGCACATTGAAAGCTTAGAAACAGCAAAATCCTTATATGATAAATCAGTAGCAAATTTAATTCAAACTTATGTGTCAAGTTCTTCTTGA
- a CDS encoding MFS transporter, with protein sequence MIMRLLHHRHFKYFFLSDIISGFGVGMATIGANWFILEQTGAASVVGFMLSINVIAGFLASLVMGGIIDRFQRKTVIQWTYWIRAIAIVGITTFIFLNGFSVMYMYMFSAINGIGWAIYISASRSLIQELLTEKQLIKGNSLVEVSLQVGMFLAGGASGFLYQYWGFEIILLLNASVFMISSFFLSKVHYKSIPIDNEKEPFVSSVKEGINFLFANPKLFFFGVVPVIPLVATMIFNVVLPSYVSDSLKADAIVFGLSDMFYGVGGLLSGFLAAPLVAKIRMNKVILLYFIIAVVVLVSLVFNTFILVLYAGSFFIGLSNSSIRIVMNTKLMETIPKHYMGRAMSVWMAVSFLLQTIVATSIGVLMDLYHPGIGFLVMSALMLFGAMLFLLTQRQFKENDSLNEKAS encoded by the coding sequence ATGATTATGAGATTACTTCATCATCGTCATTTTAAGTATTTCTTTTTATCAGATATTATTTCCGGATTTGGTGTTGGGATGGCTACGATTGGTGCCAATTGGTTTATTTTAGAACAGACAGGTGCAGCGAGTGTTGTTGGGTTTATGTTATCGATTAATGTAATAGCAGGATTTTTAGCCTCGCTTGTAATGGGTGGTATTATTGATCGATTTCAAAGGAAAACAGTGATTCAATGGACTTATTGGATAAGAGCTATTGCGATAGTCGGTATTACAACATTTATTTTTCTAAACGGGTTTAGTGTGATGTATATGTATATGTTTTCAGCTATTAATGGTATTGGGTGGGCGATTTATATATCAGCATCAAGAAGTCTAATCCAAGAATTGCTGACTGAAAAACAACTGATAAAAGGGAACTCTTTAGTTGAAGTTAGCTTACAAGTAGGGATGTTTTTAGCTGGAGGAGCTTCTGGTTTTTTATATCAGTATTGGGGATTTGAGATCATTTTATTACTAAATGCTTCTGTTTTCATGATTAGTAGTTTCTTTCTTTCTAAAGTTCATTACAAATCGATTCCTATTGATAATGAAAAAGAGCCATTTGTAAGTTCAGTAAAGGAAGGTATAAACTTTCTGTTTGCTAATCCAAAACTGTTCTTTTTCGGGGTAGTTCCAGTCATTCCATTGGTTGCTACAATGATTTTTAATGTTGTTTTACCAAGTTACGTAAGTGATAGTTTAAAAGCAGATGCGATTGTGTTTGGATTGTCTGATATGTTTTATGGAGTTGGAGGATTATTATCAGGATTTTTAGCAGCCCCGTTGGTTGCTAAAATTCGAATGAACAAAGTAATCCTATTGTATTTTATAATCGCTGTTGTTGTTTTAGTTTCGTTAGTGTTTAACACGTTCATTTTAGTATTATATGCAGGAAGTTTCTTTATCGGCTTATCGAATTCGTCCATTAGGATTGTCATGAATACGAAGTTAATGGAAACGATCCCTAAGCATTATATGGGTAGAGCGATGTCTGTCTGGATGGCAGTTTCATTTTTGCTTCAGACGATCGTAGCTACAAGTATAGGAGTTCTAATGGACTTATATCACCCAGGGATTGGATTTTTAGTAATGTCAGCATTAATGTTATTTGGAGCTATGTTATTTTTACTAACTCAAAGACAATTTAAAGAGAACGACTCTCTGAACGAAAAAGCTTCATAA
- a CDS encoding NAD(P)H-dependent oxidoreductase, whose product MKKLLIITGQDYYERAKGQLNEAMSRYIEECTKNEFEIVRTNIVKGYQVGEEIEKFKWADVIIIQTPIYWFSLPGILKKYIDDVFTPDVFFGKSKGFGQGGKFTKKKYMLSVTWGASESEFNNTEGGFLEGVSEETVLFPVHKTFEYCGFNKLPTFSIYSSMKLQELEPYMIKMQRHLQQHVSQQQEGL is encoded by the coding sequence ATGAAGAAATTATTAATCATTACTGGGCAAGATTACTATGAGAGAGCGAAAGGGCAACTGAATGAGGCGATGTCAAGGTATATTGAAGAATGTACAAAAAATGAATTTGAAATCGTACGGACAAATATAGTTAAAGGTTATCAAGTGGGGGAAGAAATCGAAAAATTTAAATGGGCCGACGTCATCATCATTCAAACACCAATATATTGGTTTAGCTTGCCAGGTATTTTAAAAAAATATATTGATGATGTTTTTACTCCGGATGTATTTTTTGGGAAGTCAAAAGGATTTGGGCAAGGAGGAAAATTTACCAAAAAGAAATATATGCTTTCTGTTACATGGGGAGCAAGTGAATCAGAGTTTAATAATACGGAGGGTGGTTTTCTCGAAGGGGTAAGTGAAGAAACTGTTTTATTTCCTGTGCATAAAACATTTGAATATTGTGGGTTCAACAAGTTACCAACATTCTCAATCTATTCATCAATGAAGCTACAAGAACTAGAGCCCTATATGATAAAAATGCAAAGGCATTTACAACAACACGTCTCCCAGCAACAGGAGGGTTTATGA
- a CDS encoding LysR family transcriptional regulator, which produces MDIKHLKTFLVACDTLNFTKTAEKLQYAQSSVTAQIKNLENELNLQLFERLGKKLILTHSGERLRQYAIKLVRLEEEARNAMVGDQNGGTLIIGAQESQCTYRLPNLLRCFKLKYPSIQLIFKAAHSDEMATKSLIEGEIDLAFIMDTKKINPYVQSTPLIHERLLLISSPNHEFVGKKNVIPEDLETETILYTEYGCSYRKIFEEILNSYKVNPKTTLEFLSVEAIKKCVMANLGIAILPEMVVEQDLKEGTLSEVNFDVKMPVLTTQMALHKNKWINSPLADFISMTKTYFNKKNA; this is translated from the coding sequence ATGGACATTAAACATCTCAAAACCTTTCTCGTAGCATGTGATACATTAAATTTCACAAAAACAGCGGAGAAGCTTCAATATGCTCAATCCAGTGTCACTGCTCAAATAAAAAATTTAGAAAACGAACTAAACCTTCAGCTTTTTGAGCGACTAGGAAAAAAACTAATTCTCACTCATTCTGGAGAGCGGTTGAGGCAATATGCTATAAAGCTCGTTCGTTTAGAAGAAGAAGCTAGAAACGCTATGGTAGGTGACCAAAATGGTGGGACACTTATTATTGGTGCACAAGAAAGCCAATGTACATATCGTCTTCCAAACTTACTTCGGTGTTTTAAACTGAAATATCCCTCCATTCAACTTATTTTCAAAGCAGCTCATTCAGATGAAATGGCTACCAAAAGTTTAATCGAGGGGGAAATTGATTTGGCTTTTATAATGGATACAAAAAAAATAAATCCTTATGTTCAATCAACACCTTTAATCCATGAAAGGCTACTCTTAATCAGTTCACCTAATCATGAGTTTGTTGGTAAAAAAAACGTAATCCCTGAAGACCTAGAAACGGAAACCATCTTATATACAGAATACGGTTGCTCATACCGAAAAATATTTGAAGAAATTCTTAACTCGTATAAGGTCAATCCAAAAACCACGCTTGAATTTCTTAGTGTAGAGGCGATAAAAAAATGCGTAATGGCAAATTTAGGAATAGCCATCTTACCAGAAATGGTGGTTGAACAAGATTTAAAAGAAGGGACATTGTCGGAAGTGAATTTTGATGTTAAAATGCCCGTTCTTACAACACAGATGGCATTACATAAAAACAAATGGATAAACTCTCCGTTAGCAGATTTTATTTCCATGACAAAAACATATTTTAATAAGAAAAACGCGTAG
- a CDS encoding alpha-L-arabinofuranosidase C-terminal domain-containing protein, whose product MAQNKRTSSFQNQIIAHYHFDDQNEIGKDSSGRGNDATAEGTSKPTIETVGGRTALSFAGGKNGSSYMKLPEHLLNCISDYTGLTVSTWVYFKKGTNVWERIFDFGKGATGPYLFLSRNVRGVCFSESDIVADAGRTYSSGEWIHVAMSVTGTKGGTLSSAGPIIYVNGEVIADGSISQTSSGTYKRLRQWFDTFSEPEVYCNNYIGRSQHEVDPDFNGSLTDFRVYGVGLTEDEIIEVMCESLTDKEITALAKDKYLSFPLTVVTKDVSLPMSLMGGKVTVSWESSDQSSLSNDGKIGEVQSPKAVTLSAKLRKGEDVAEKQFSVTVLPKGLPSHTLTIDGKKELVDVSDTFYGLFYEDINNAADGGIYAELVQNRSFESFAFDTYSHQSGECGCSTGRNHEPLHAWFGDVDNVTVHNSGGLNEHFGITDKDVNSHYITVQAGSTIINKGYTDSNHHCAMSITKRDAYDFTIWAKAEHASRIHVQLQNEEGSAISDAIMVNIEGGGTWKKYGIDKKIVLTGTETALGQLALTFDGDISIDMVSLFPQDVWGANEEEESNTAHANYKGNPNYRLRKDLVKALVDLHPTFLRFPGGCISEGSYIWDNVYEWKDSVGAIELRKENFNVWGYMMTMGLGYMEYFQLAEDLNATPLPVMACGVLCQARSDYVHPAGGELRDYYVKSFTDLIDFAISTDVELNEWARLRKEMGHEAPFPLHYLGMGNENWGTEFFANFEYFKAKIDAYMEKNYPGYELHIISTVGAQADDDAYQEGWKFLSGNLTGTATVNFTDGKTVTKETVSWYEKQPNYMDTIADEHYYRSNEYLLNNADRYNYYYRAYQADGSLDERETSKVFVGEYASTDKNTLAGAIAEAAIMTGFEKNADVVRLTAYAPLFNKVLTDGTYRWTPDLIWFDDETVWFTPNYYVQQLFARYIGRKVLGTSFSTYRKGELTNLKPRGGIEIAAGNGELHVKDVKVIDNITGKLLFNQDFTKELHPEWQVIPGSKGYKLDAEKGLVLEAQNGGLNGLYLLNPAWSNYKVEVTATKVSGDDGFYIGVGLTDISAEKKDVIEYAVGYNGTATGVKVYKDGVQGYMLGDYSSSTAAGNLRSSCLEEVIEGTPYTISVHYGGDAGDRLICSYTDGEFSSKVLDYKLEAYNSDIFNSVTSDDDAIYAKLVNADPFEKTVKLSLKDVKVVKQAKMIVVTGDESLVHVPNVNKKNAEQVVPVEKEIELNDNSATITLAANSVNVIVVNKKI is encoded by the coding sequence ATGGCACAGAATAAACGAACAAGTTCATTTCAAAACCAGATTATTGCTCATTATCATTTCGACGACCAGAATGAAATTGGAAAGGATTCCTCAGGCAGGGGGAATGATGCAACGGCTGAGGGAACAAGTAAGCCAACGATAGAAACGGTCGGAGGGAGAACGGCCCTTTCATTTGCCGGTGGAAAAAACGGCAGCTCATATATGAAACTACCAGAACATTTACTTAACTGTATCAGTGATTATACCGGTCTTACTGTTAGTACTTGGGTCTACTTTAAAAAAGGGACGAACGTATGGGAGAGAATTTTTGATTTTGGTAAGGGTGCAACAGGTCCGTATTTATTTTTATCACGTAATGTAAGAGGGGTTTGTTTTTCAGAATCAGACATTGTGGCTGATGCGGGAAGGACGTATTCTTCAGGTGAATGGATTCATGTCGCGATGTCGGTTACAGGAACAAAGGGTGGTACGTTAAGTAGTGCCGGCCCGATTATTTATGTGAATGGGGAAGTCATTGCCGATGGATCAATTAGTCAAACATCAAGCGGTACGTATAAAAGACTTCGTCAGTGGTTTGATACCTTCTCTGAACCAGAAGTCTATTGTAATAATTATATTGGGCGGTCACAGCATGAAGTTGACCCTGATTTCAACGGTTCGTTGACGGACTTTCGAGTGTATGGTGTTGGGCTAACCGAAGATGAAATCATTGAAGTGATGTGTGAGTCTTTAACAGATAAAGAAATTACAGCGCTTGCAAAAGATAAATATTTATCGTTTCCATTAACCGTCGTGACAAAAGATGTTTCATTACCTATGTCTCTAATGGGGGGCAAGGTTACGGTTTCATGGGAATCGAGTGACCAATCTTCATTATCGAATGATGGAAAAATAGGCGAGGTCCAATCACCAAAAGCCGTGACGTTATCGGCAAAACTTCGTAAAGGGGAAGATGTTGCCGAAAAGCAGTTTTCTGTTACTGTTCTACCGAAAGGTCTTCCATCACATACGTTAACGATTGATGGAAAAAAAGAACTTGTAGATGTTAGTGACACGTTTTACGGACTTTTTTATGAAGACATTAACAATGCGGCAGACGGTGGGATTTATGCAGAGCTTGTACAAAATCGCTCGTTTGAATCGTTCGCTTTTGATACTTATTCCCATCAATCTGGGGAGTGTGGATGTTCTACAGGGAGAAATCATGAGCCACTTCATGCATGGTTTGGGGACGTTGATAATGTAACCGTCCACAACTCAGGCGGATTAAACGAGCATTTTGGCATAACGGATAAAGATGTGAATTCTCACTATATTACAGTCCAAGCGGGTAGTACAATAATTAACAAAGGATATACCGATTCTAATCACCACTGTGCGATGTCGATTACAAAAAGAGATGCCTATGACTTTACAATTTGGGCAAAAGCAGAACATGCTAGTCGCATTCACGTACAGCTTCAAAATGAGGAAGGTAGTGCCATAAGTGATGCGATCATGGTTAATATTGAAGGTGGAGGCACGTGGAAAAAGTACGGAATTGACAAAAAGATTGTTTTAACAGGGACGGAAACAGCACTTGGTCAGCTAGCTTTAACATTTGATGGTGATATTTCTATTGATATGGTTTCTTTATTCCCGCAAGATGTTTGGGGTGCTAATGAAGAAGAAGAATCAAACACAGCGCACGCCAACTATAAAGGAAATCCTAATTATCGTCTAAGAAAAGATTTAGTCAAAGCATTAGTTGATTTACATCCGACATTCCTTCGTTTTCCAGGAGGTTGTATTTCAGAAGGCTCTTATATATGGGATAATGTCTATGAGTGGAAAGATTCTGTCGGTGCAATTGAGCTCCGAAAAGAAAACTTTAATGTATGGGGTTACATGATGACGATGGGGCTTGGCTATATGGAATATTTCCAATTAGCTGAAGATCTAAATGCGACACCGTTACCAGTCATGGCTTGTGGCGTTCTTTGTCAGGCACGATCAGATTATGTCCATCCTGCAGGTGGAGAACTTCGAGATTATTATGTGAAAAGTTTTACAGATTTAATTGATTTTGCGATAAGCACAGATGTTGAACTGAATGAATGGGCTCGATTACGCAAAGAAATGGGACATGAAGCACCGTTCCCATTACATTATCTTGGCATGGGAAATGAAAACTGGGGAACTGAATTTTTTGCTAACTTTGAGTACTTTAAAGCAAAAATCGATGCATATATGGAAAAGAACTATCCTGGTTATGAATTGCACATTATTTCAACGGTAGGGGCCCAAGCTGATGACGATGCGTATCAAGAAGGCTGGAAGTTCTTAAGTGGGAATTTGACAGGAACGGCGACGGTGAACTTCACAGATGGGAAGACGGTAACTAAAGAAACGGTCTCATGGTATGAAAAGCAACCGAATTATATGGATACGATTGCCGATGAACATTATTATCGCTCAAATGAGTATTTATTAAACAATGCGGATCGATATAACTATTACTATCGTGCTTATCAAGCTGATGGAAGTTTGGATGAAAGGGAAACATCTAAGGTGTTCGTTGGGGAGTATGCATCGACAGATAAAAATACATTAGCAGGGGCGATTGCAGAAGCGGCAATCATGACGGGCTTTGAAAAAAATGCTGATGTTGTCAGGTTAACAGCATATGCCCCATTATTTAATAAAGTATTAACGGATGGAACATATCGGTGGACACCTGATTTGATTTGGTTTGATGATGAAACAGTATGGTTTACACCGAACTATTATGTCCAGCAGCTTTTTGCGAGGTATATTGGAAGAAAAGTGTTAGGAACTTCTTTTTCAACTTACCGCAAGGGTGAACTTACCAATTTAAAACCACGTGGAGGCATTGAAATTGCAGCTGGAAATGGAGAGCTCCATGTCAAAGATGTAAAGGTTATTGACAATATAACCGGCAAGCTTTTATTCAACCAGGATTTCACGAAAGAACTGCATCCAGAATGGCAAGTGATCCCTGGTTCAAAAGGCTACAAGCTTGATGCTGAAAAAGGGTTAGTTCTTGAAGCTCAAAATGGAGGATTGAATGGGTTATATCTACTAAATCCGGCTTGGAGTAATTATAAAGTCGAAGTAACGGCAACAAAAGTATCAGGGGATGATGGTTTCTACATTGGTGTTGGCTTAACTGATATTTCAGCTGAGAAAAAGGATGTTATCGAGTACGCTGTCGGATACAACGGTACCGCAACAGGTGTGAAAGTGTATAAAGACGGAGTTCAAGGTTATATGTTAGGTGATTATTCATCAAGTACAGCTGCAGGTAATCTGCGTTCAAGTTGTTTGGAAGAAGTAATTGAGGGAACGCCTTATACGATTTCTGTTCATTATGGTGGAGATGCTGGTGACCGACTAATTTGTTCCTACACAGATGGAGAATTCTCGAGTAAAGTTTTAGATTATAAATTGGAAGCGTATAACAGTGACATATTTAACTCTGTTACAAGTGATGACGACGCTATTTATGCAAAACTTGTCAATGCTGATCCTTTTGAAAAAACGGTAAAGCTTTCCTTGAAGGATGTTAAAGTTGTAAAACAAGCAAAAATGATCGTAGTCACAGGGGATGAATCTCTTGTTCATGTCCCCAATGTAAATAAAAAGAACGCGGAACAGGTAGTGCCGGTTGAGAAGGAAATCGAATTGAATGATAATAGTGCTACAATTACACTGGCGGCGAATTCGGTTAATGTGATTGTAGTAAATAAAAAGATTTGA
- a CDS encoding alpha/beta hydrolase, whose product MVNKTLKFIVSISMTFVLLLALGTPTHASPVRGVEEIKNIPYTDPVPQHTQGNLLDLYIPERRGNKKLPLIIWTSGSAWMSDAGKEGAAQIAPHFTEKGYVVAVVSIRSNTQVKFPGQLHDIRAAIRWLRENADEYNIDPNRIAILGNSSGGWAAAIAATTSNIWQLEGETDVQTSSAVQAAVPFFPPVDLLVMNEQEYTIIDHYAPNAPGSILMGFPIQNHPELTRKTNPIYYIDDNMPAMHIFHGYSDVIVPHGQSVLLYEALAAAGNEVSFTSVPSAGHNHNQIMGASEYTVFHTNRGGQERIGAQPAPTWENVERFINKALNRAR is encoded by the coding sequence ATGGTGAATAAGACTTTAAAGTTTATCGTATCCATTTCTATGACGTTTGTTCTTTTGTTGGCTCTAGGAACACCAACTCATGCCTCACCGGTACGTGGTGTTGAAGAAATAAAAAATATTCCATACACTGACCCTGTTCCTCAACATACCCAAGGTAACTTACTAGATCTCTATATTCCCGAAAGGCGAGGAAATAAAAAATTACCTCTCATTATTTGGACCTCGGGTTCTGCATGGATGAGTGATGCAGGTAAGGAAGGTGCTGCCCAAATCGCTCCTCATTTCACTGAAAAAGGGTATGTCGTTGCTGTAGTAAGTATCCGCTCAAATACACAAGTAAAGTTCCCTGGTCAGCTCCACGACATCCGTGCAGCCATTCGTTGGCTTCGGGAAAATGCCGATGAGTATAATATTGATCCAAATCGAATTGCTATACTAGGTAACTCATCAGGCGGTTGGGCAGCTGCAATTGCAGCGACTACTAGTAACATTTGGCAGTTAGAAGGAGAAACAGACGTACAAACTTCTAGTGCAGTTCAAGCAGCTGTTCCATTCTTCCCGCCAGTTGATTTACTTGTCATGAACGAACAAGAATATACGATTATAGACCATTATGCCCCTAATGCACCTGGTTCAATATTAATGGGTTTCCCTATCCAAAATCATCCAGAGCTCACTAGAAAAACAAACCCTATTTACTACATCGATGACAATATGCCAGCGATGCATATTTTCCATGGCTACAGTGATGTAATTGTTCCACATGGACAGAGTGTCTTACTCTACGAGGCCTTAGCAGCAGCTGGTAATGAGGTATCATTTACTTCCGTCCCTAGTGCTGGACATAATCACAACCAAATTATGGGGGCGAGCGAATATACGGTGTTCCATACAAACCGAGGGGGTCAAGAGAGAATTGGAGCTCAACCTGCACCAACATGGGAGAACGTGGAACGCTTCATTAATAAGGCCCTCAATCGTGCGCGATGA
- a CDS encoding long-chain-fatty-acid--CoA ligase, protein MNYKQSLPEVLEEAYLHYPDKEAMYDGLSRLTYRELFEDVQQLASGLAQLGIKKGDRVVASLPNWNEFVTIYFGLARLGAILVPCNTRYRKEELDYILEDCRAKVAFIAEETGHLDTLLQYLKASGNGGALEHIVTVRFQKEGHTSYAELLDLGDKRPAPAIAIDPVEDVFSILYTSGTTGRPKGAMLTHKNVVHTSKVSAEFMNCTSDDVFLVAVPAFHVFGMVPGILSAISTAGKIVFMEQFKADKALKLIEQEKISVHHGVPTMFILELNHSEFKYTDLSSLRTGIIAAAPCPVEIVKKIRTEMGCDVVVSYGLTESSAGVTFTSFEDDDLLRSETVGKVMPGAMAKIVDSNRNELAVNEVGELAIKSFGVMKGYFQLQEKTNEVMDHEGWFYTGDLATIDESGYIRIVGRKKEMIIRGGYNIYPREIEEIFYKHPSVLEVAVIGLPDTVLGEVTCAAVKLKPNQQEDEQSMRDYVKGKIANYKIPDHFIFLEDLPMTASGKIKKMALETHVREKLKAILR, encoded by the coding sequence TTGAATTACAAACAATCGTTACCTGAGGTTTTAGAAGAAGCATATCTTCATTATCCTGATAAAGAAGCCATGTATGATGGACTTTCTCGTCTAACATACAGAGAACTTTTTGAGGATGTACAGCAACTCGCTTCCGGTCTAGCACAGCTAGGCATAAAAAAAGGAGATCGAGTCGTTGCTTCCTTACCAAACTGGAATGAGTTTGTGACGATTTATTTCGGCTTAGCTAGACTTGGTGCAATTTTAGTTCCGTGTAATACACGATATCGTAAGGAAGAACTAGACTATATTCTTGAAGATTGTCGAGCAAAAGTAGCCTTCATTGCAGAGGAAACTGGACATCTTGATACATTGCTCCAATACTTGAAAGCATCTGGTAATGGGGGAGCGCTGGAACATATCGTGACGGTCCGCTTTCAAAAGGAAGGTCATACTTCCTATGCTGAACTATTGGATTTAGGTGATAAACGCCCAGCTCCAGCAATTGCAATTGATCCGGTAGAAGATGTATTTTCCATCTTGTATACATCAGGAACGACAGGAAGGCCTAAAGGAGCCATGTTAACGCACAAAAATGTTGTTCATACTTCGAAAGTATCAGCAGAGTTTATGAATTGCACAAGTGATGATGTGTTTTTAGTTGCGGTGCCGGCTTTTCATGTATTTGGGATGGTACCTGGAATTTTATCGGCAATCTCGACCGCTGGAAAAATTGTTTTTATGGAACAGTTTAAGGCGGATAAAGCGTTAAAACTAATTGAACAAGAGAAGATTTCTGTTCATCATGGTGTTCCAACGATGTTTATTCTTGAACTAAATCATAGCGAGTTTAAGTATACCGACTTATCATCTTTGCGTACAGGAATCATTGCAGCTGCACCTTGTCCTGTTGAAATTGTCAAGAAAATTCGGACAGAAATGGGCTGTGATGTTGTTGTTTCGTATGGATTAACAGAATCATCAGCTGGGGTTACATTTACTAGTTTTGAGGATGATGATCTACTACGTTCTGAAACCGTTGGAAAAGTAATGCCTGGTGCGATGGCAAAAATAGTAGATTCCAACCGAAACGAGCTTGCTGTCAATGAAGTTGGTGAATTAGCCATTAAAAGCTTTGGCGTAATGAAAGGGTACTTTCAATTACAAGAAAAAACAAACGAAGTGATGGATCATGAAGGATGGTTTTATACAGGTGATTTAGCGACGATTGATGAGAGCGGCTATATTCGGATTGTAGGCCGTAAAAAAGAAATGATTATCCGTGGTGGCTATAATATTTATCCTAGAGAAATTGAAGAAATCTTTTATAAACACCCAAGTGTCCTCGAGGTAGCCGTTATTGGCTTGCCGGATACGGTCTTAGGAGAGGTTACGTGTGCTGCAGTAAAACTGAAACCGAACCAACAAGAAGATGAACAATCAATGAGAGACTATGTCAAAGGCAAAATAGCCAACTATAAAATTCCTGATCATTTTATTTTCTTAGAGGACTTACCAATGACTGCTAGTGGCAAGATAAAGAAAATGGCACTGGAAACTCACGTTAGAGAGAAATTAAAAGCAATACTACGCTAA